In a genomic window of candidate division WOR-3 bacterium:
- a CDS encoding tetratricopeptide repeat protein, translating into MGLVFLLLLATLACSQKKSAQDYFNEGAKCFEKGEFDRAIEFYNKGIAQAPGSAVGYNLLGMAYRFKFNQSGKKEWRDKEIESFKKSIELEPDFVPALVNLGATFYYSGDKKKAASYFKHALEVMPNHPEAEQLKKMIVEGSEE; encoded by the coding sequence ATGGGTTTGGTCTTTTTATTATTATTAGCTACGCTCGCTTGTAGTCAAAAGAAGAGCGCTCAGGATTATTTTAATGAGGGCGCAAAGTGTTTTGAAAAGGGTGAATTCGATAGAGCAATTGAATTTTATAATAAAGGTATTGCCCAGGCACCAGGTTCTGCGGTCGGCTATAATTTATTAGGGATGGCGTATCGCTTTAAATTCAATCAAAGTGGTAAAAAAGAGTGGCGGGATAAAGAAATAGAAAGTTTCAAGAAATCGATTGAACTGGAACCTGATTTTGTGCCTGCCCTGGTGAATCTCGGTGCGACGTTCTATTATTCGGGAGATAAAAAAAAGGCAGCTTCCTATTTCAAACACGCACTTGAAGTAATGCCCAATCATCCTGAAGCTGAGCAATTAAAAAAGATGATCGTCGAGGGTTCAGAGGAATAG